Proteins encoded by one window of Pseudophryne corroboree isolate aPseCor3 unplaced genomic scaffold, aPseCor3.hap2 scaffold_1041, whole genome shotgun sequence:
- the LOC134988308 gene encoding nicotinamide N-methyltransferase-like: MEKWMKNHPAAVNFSHVSSKVSDLRVNSDGAQEIETQLRSAIKQVLPCDFTKENITDPVVLEKADCVVSAWMLGALRTDQTSYMNNMRKLASMLKPGGRLVVFGAFNTGFIRVADTKCNTLSYDENTVRKALTDAGCRVQSIDVKKSMAPDHTIDNTHICCALAVKERDA; this comes from the exons ATGGAGAAATGGATGAAGAACCATCCAGCAGCTGTTAATTTTTCTCATGTGTCCAGTAAAGTCTCTGATCTGAGAGTCAACAG tGACGGAGCGCAGGAGATAGAGACGCAGCTGAGATCAGCAATCAAACAAGTCCTACCATGTGACTTTACCAAAGAAAATATCACCGACCCGGTGGTCCTGGAGAAAGCAGATTGTGTTGTCTCTGCATGGATGCTTGGTGCACTTAGAACAGACCAAACTTCTTACATGAATAACATGAGGAAACTCGCCTCAATGCTGAAACCAGGAGGGAGACTGGTTGTTTTTGGAGCTTTCAATACTGGTTTCATTCGTGTTGCGGACACCAAGTGTAACACATTATCGTATGATGAAAACACAGTCAGGAAGGCTCTTACAGATGCTGGGTGCCGTGTTCAAAGTATTGATGTAAAGAAGAGTATGGCTCCTGATCATACCATCGATAATACACACATTTGTTGTGCACTGGCTGTTAAAGAGAGGGATGCTTAG